A genomic region of Streptomyces diastaticus subsp. diastaticus contains the following coding sequences:
- a CDS encoding DeoR/GlpR family DNA-binding transcription regulator, whose amino-acid sequence MGEQQSLLAEQRRAVIADEVRRRGGVRVNELTRRLGVSDMTVRRDLDVLARQGVLEKVHGGAVPPADASAHEPGFEAKSGLEPDAKESIAREAAALVSPGTAIALSGGTTTYALAKRLTGVADLTVVTNSVRVADVFHAAQPGAERQAAVVLTGGVRTPSDSLVGPVADQAIRSLHVDVLFIGVHGIAPEAGLSTPNLAEAETNRCLVRSARRVVVVADHTKWGTVGLSSFATLDQVDTLVTDDGLDEQARAEVAERLRQLVVAGPQG is encoded by the coding sequence GTGGGCGAGCAGCAGAGTCTCCTCGCGGAGCAGCGCCGGGCGGTGATCGCCGACGAGGTGCGCAGGCGCGGCGGCGTCCGCGTCAACGAGCTGACGCGCCGGCTGGGCGTCTCCGACATGACGGTCCGTCGGGACCTGGACGTGCTGGCCCGGCAGGGGGTGCTGGAGAAGGTGCACGGCGGCGCGGTGCCGCCCGCGGACGCCAGCGCCCACGAACCGGGGTTCGAGGCGAAGTCGGGGCTGGAGCCGGACGCCAAGGAGTCCATCGCGCGGGAGGCGGCCGCACTGGTCTCGCCGGGCACCGCCATCGCCCTGTCCGGCGGCACCACGACGTACGCGCTGGCCAAGCGGCTGACAGGAGTGGCGGACCTGACGGTGGTGACCAACTCGGTGCGGGTCGCCGACGTCTTCCACGCGGCGCAGCCGGGGGCGGAGCGGCAGGCCGCGGTGGTGCTGACGGGCGGGGTACGGACGCCGTCGGACTCGCTGGTGGGGCCGGTCGCGGACCAGGCGATCCGTTCGCTCCACGTCGACGTGCTCTTCATCGGCGTGCACGGCATAGCGCCGGAGGCGGGGCTGTCCACGCCGAACCTGGCGGAGGCCGAGACCAACCGCTGCCTGGTCCGCTCGGCCCGCCGGGTGGTGGTCGTCGCCGACCACACCAAGTGGGGCACGGTCGGCCTGAGTTCCTTCGCGACGCTGGACCAGGTCGACACCCTGGTGACCGACGACGGGCTGGACGAGCAGGCCCGCGCCGAGGTGGCGGAGCGGCTGCGGCAGTTGGTGGTGGCCGGTCCGCAGGGCTGA